A genomic stretch from Aedes albopictus strain Foshan chromosome 2, AalbF5, whole genome shotgun sequence includes:
- the LOC109429639 gene encoding protein takeout, giving the protein MKAISVILLIGVVLRIEPIHGVIPPTIQVCRRSNPDISKCITDSVNALRPRLATGRISDEFSIPPLEPLALASVNMDRGAEFKATFSNLLVNGPSKFQVDNLKVNLDKLTFDFNIYLPRLSFRGKYDLKIKLLLLNIAGKGDLNGVLENSRARVKLFCERYDRDGKAFMRAKRLAVKIQIEKGQFDMRDLFNGDAVLSQVGNQFINDNSRLFLDELTPGLERSLSETFKNTANEILQLATMDEIFPA; this is encoded by the exons CTCCGACCATCCAAGTGTGTAGGCGAAGCAACCCCGACATTAGCAAGTGCATCACGGACTCGGTAAATGCCCTGAGGCCGCGATTGGCCACCGGGAGAATTTCCGATGAGTTCTCGATCCCACCGCTGGAACCGCTGGCTCTGGCCTCCGTCAACATGGACCGAGGGGCGGAGTTCAAGGCGACCTTCAGTAATTTGCTGGTGAATGGTCCCAGCAAGTTCCAAGTCGACAATCTCAA AGTAAACCTCGACAAACTGACATTCGATTTCAACATCTATCTGCCGAGGCTTTCCTTCCGTGGAAAGTACGACCTCAAGATCAAACTGTTGCTACTCAACATTGCCGGCAAAGGCGACCTCAATGGTGTCCTAG AGAACTCTCGAGCACGTGTCAAGCTGTTCTGCGAGCGCTACGATAGGGACGGCAAAGCGTTCATGCGCGCCAAGCGGCTTGCCGTCAAGATTCAGATCGAGAAGGGTCAGTTCGATATGAGGGACCTGTTCAACGGTGACGCGGTGTTGAGCCAAGTGGGCAATCAATTCATCAACGACAACTCGCGTCTCTTCCTGGACGAGCTGACGCCCGGTTTGGAGCGAAGTCTGTCCGAGACCTTCAAGAACACTGCCAACGAAATCCTCCAGCTGGCCACCATGGACGAAATCTTCCCAGCGTAG